A single window of Malus sylvestris chromosome 5, drMalSylv7.2, whole genome shotgun sequence DNA harbors:
- the LOC126624792 gene encoding F-box/LRR-repeat protein At3g58900-like: MMNSKGGECNLVDRISKLPEEILFTIVSLLPLKEAGATSILSKRWQYVWASTVTLDFDPKHELGEHYCRLLRVEPEQKDLLRQRYVDWVNTVVEQHRGPVIEQFRAYFDIDGHFTSSIDKWIQFAMNKRVQILELVFCNELRSNYKDVYPFPVQLLGLQNDCTLKLNPTHSDISSLHSSGYNVGFKFLRVLYFNYVDVSGKVLEYLLSNCPVLERLKVDSANNKLVNLRVVGSSMALKYLDIQFCFALRSIEIRDANLVSFMYVGRQVNLLLSNVPLLVEVCVNERIKPFLFEGRIYYRSIQLPFTQLSCCLSQLEVLMLPIDGAMYDQNDVFPILSNLKHLELRVCVNDCWVLCHLIEFIKASPYLERLVLKLDFPSSELGEDKGRAAKCSPHPNLKVVEVVGYRAHPRVGEHVMHLIKNVAALEKIIIDPVRRWVYPIGSHSNERVRGVQEVKEEVQGRAHALQHLKEIVPSTIEFVCL, from the exons ATGATGAATAGTAAGGGCGGCGAGTGCAACTTGGTGGACAGAATTAGCAAGTTGCCAGAAGAAATTCTCTTTACTATTGTGTCTCTCTTGCCACTAAAAGAAGCAGGAGCTACCAGTATTCTTTCCAAGCGATGGCAATATGTGTGGGCGTCTACCGTGACTCTCGATTTTGATCCTAAACATGAGCTGGGTGAACATTATTGCCGCCTGCTGCGTGTAGAACCAGAACAAAAAGACCTGCTAAGACAGAGATATGTCGATTGGGTAAACACTGTGGTGGAACAACATAGAGGCCCTGTTATCGAACAATTCCGGGCTTACTTTGATATAGATGGTCATTTTACAAGTTCCATTGATAAGTGGATTCAGTTTGCAATGAATAAGAGAGTTCAAATACTTGAGCTGGTGTTTTGCAATGAATTGAGATCTAACTATAAAGATGTCTATCCCTTTCCCGTCCAACTTTTAGGTCTCCAAAATGATTGTACCTTGAAGCTCAATCCCACCCATTCTGACATTTCAAGTCTACATTCTTCTGGATACAATGTTGGATTTAAGTTCCTCAGAGTTCTTTATTTCAATTATGTTGACGTGTCTGGAAAAGTTCTTGAATACTTACTGTCAAATTGTCCAGTTCTTGAAAGATTAAAAGTGGACAGTGCTAACAATAAGTTGGTTAATTTAAGAGTAGTTGGTTCGTCGATGGCATTGAAATATTTAGatattcaattttgttttgcccTCAGAAGCATTGAGATTCGTGATGCAAACCTTGTTTCATTCATGTATGTGGGACGTCAGGTAAACTTGCTTCTCAGTAACGTACCTTTACTTGTAGAGGTATGCGTTAATGAGCGTATTAAACCTTTCTTGTTTGAGGGTCGTATCTACTATCGATCCATACAGCTTCCCTTCACCCAACTGTCATGCTGTCTTTCTCAGCTAGAGGTCCTCATGCTGCCCATCGATGGAGCG ATGTACGATCAGAACGATGTATTTCCTATATTATCAAATCTCAAGCATTTGGAATTAAGGGTTTGTGTAAATGATTGTTGGGTTCTTTGTCATTTAATTGAGTTCATCAAGGCATCTCCTTACCTGGAGAGACTTGTGTTAAAG TTGGATTTTCCATCCTCTGAATTAGGAGAAGATAAAGGGAGAGCTGCCAAATGCTCCCCCCATCCTAACCTCAAGGTGGTGGAAGTAGTAGGGTATCGTGCTCATCCACGTGTTGGTGAACATGTCATGCACCTTATAAAGAACGTTGCTGCACTGGAGAAAATAATTATCGATCCTGTCCGGCGTTGGGTGTATCCTATTGGATCACATTCTAACGAAAGGGTTAGGGGAGTTCAAGAGGTCAAAGAGGAAGTGCAAGGAAGAGCTCATGCTCTGCAGCACCTAAAAGAAATTGTGCCTTCAACTATTGAATTCGTATGCCTCTAG